A genomic window from Salvia miltiorrhiza cultivar Shanhuang (shh) chromosome 5, IMPLAD_Smil_shh, whole genome shotgun sequence includes:
- the LOC130986704 gene encoding uncharacterized protein LOC130986704 isoform X2: MRKRDLAILMLSAFAIFFSLQHEGDFSFKEAWFHLSDEYPIKYEGDRLPPPIVADLNGDGKKEVLIATHDAKIQVLEPHSRRVDEGFSEARVLAEVSLLPDKLRIATGRRAVAMATGVIEKTYNKREARKQVLVVVTSGWSVMCFDHNLKKLWEVNLQDFPHNAHHREIAISVSNYTLRHGDAGLVIVGGRMEMQPHMHFDPFEEIELAEKKAEEHRRSATEKDESENAGTVDLRHFAFYAFAGRSGELRWTRKKENIDAQTSDASQLIPQHNYKLDVHALNTRHPGEFECREFRESILGVMPHHWERREDTLLKLAHFRRHKRKTLKKLPGKATNYPLHKPEEKQSPGKDVTKKISNVIDKTVNMAKSAKTKKNMPYIPTITNYTQLWWVPNVVVAHEKEGIEAVHLASGRTLCKLHLQEGGLHADINGDGVLDHVQVVGANGAEQTVVSGSIEVLRPCWAVATSGVPVREQLFNASICHHAPFNLFQHGEFSRGFGRHADLSSLEVAAPILIPTNDGHKHRKGSHGDVIFLTNRGEVTSYSPGSHGHDAVWNWQLLTGATWSNLPSPSGMTESTVIPTLKPFPLREHDSQELILAAGDQEAVVLSPGGALLTSVDLPAPPTHSLVCDDFSNDGLTDLILVTSSGVYGFVQTRQPGALFFSTLVGCLIIVMGVLFVSQYLNSGKGKPRLSSQQL; encoded by the exons ATGAGGAAGCGAGATTTAGCAATTCTGATGCTCTCGGCTTTCGCCATTTTCTTCTCTCTCCAG CACGAGGGTGATTTCTCGTTCAAAGAGGCGTGGTTCCATCTCTCCGATGAGTATCCGATAAAGTACGAGGGCGACCGCCTCCCGCCGCCGATTGTCGCCGATCTGAACGGCGACGGGAAGAAGGAGGTTCTTATAGCCACGCACGATGCAAAAATTCAG GTTTTGGAACCTCATTCAAGACGTGTGGATGAAGGGTTTAGTGAAGCACGAGTGCTGGCAGAGGTCTCTCTTTTGCCTGACAAACTCCGCATAGCTACAGGGAGGCGTGCTGTGGCAATGGCTACTGGAGTTATTGAAAAAACCTACAATAAAAGGGAAGCACGAAAGCAGGTGTTAGTTGTTGTGACATCCGGGTGGTCTGTTATGTGCTTCGACCACAACCTCAAGAAGTTGTGGGAAGTAAATCTGCAG GATTTTCCCCATAATGCTCATCATAGGGAGATTGCTATCTCGGTTAGTAATTATACATTGAGGCATGGAGATGCTGGCTTGGTGATTGTTGGTGGGAGAATGGAGATGCAGCCTCAT ATGCATTTTGATCCTTTTGAGGAGATTGAGTTGGCTGAGAAAAAAGCTGAAGAGCACAGAAGAAGTGCTACTGAAAAGGAT GAGTCTGAGAATGCAGGGACAGTAGATTTACGACACTTTGCTTTTTATGCATTTGCTGGACGGAGTGGTGAACTGCGGTGGACCAGGAAAAAAGAG AACATTGATGCTCAAACATCTGATGCATCACAATTGATTCCACAGCACAACTACAAACTCGACGTCCATGCTTTAAATACTCGTCATCCTGGAGAG TTTGAATGCAGGGAGTTTAGAGAATCCATTCTAGGGGTCATGCCACATCATTGG GAACGCCGGGAGGACACTTTGCTAAAGCTGGCACATTTCAGGCGTCACAAGAGGAAAACACTGAAGAAATTACCTGGCAAGGCAACTAACTACCCTTTGCACAAGCCTGAAGAAAAGCAATCTCCTGGAAAGGATGTGACAAAAAAGATCTCCAATGTCATTGACAAGACAGTTAACATGGCTAAATcagcaaaaacaaaaaaa AATATGCCTTATATACCTACCATAACAAATTACACTCAGTTGTGGTGGGTACCTAATGTTGTTGTTGCTCATGAAAAGGAGGGGATTGAAGCTGTTCATCTGGCATCTGGGCGCACACTATGTAAG CTGCATCTTCAAGAAGGTGGACTTCATGCTGATATTAATGGAGATGGTGTCCTAGACCATGTTCAG GTGGTTGGGGCAAATGGTGCTGAGCAGACTGTTGTGAGTGGGTCCATTGAAGTGCTGCGTCCCTGTTGGGCTGTTGCTACATCAGGCGTTCCAGTTCGGGAACAACTTTTCAATGCCTCTATATGTCATCACGCTCCTTTTAATCTATTCCAACATGGGGAGTTCTCCAGAGGTTTTGGTCGACATGCAGATTTGAGTTCTTTGGAGGTTGCAGCACCCATTCTGATCCCAACAAATGATGGCCACAAGCATCGTAAGGGAAGCCATGGTGATGTTATCTTCTTAACAAATCGAGGCGAG GTTACATCGTACTCTCCAGGCTCACACGGACATGATGCTGTCTGGAATTGGCAACTCCTGACAGGCGCTACATGGTCAAACCTTCCATCTCCATCTGGGATGACAGAATCTACTGTCATCCCCACGCTAAAGCCATTTCCACTACGCGAACATGACAGCCAAGAATTGATTCTTGCAGCAGGGGATCAAGAAGCTGTTGTGCTCTCTCCTGGAGGAGCTTTGTTGACATCTGTGGATCTCCCTGCACCTCCTACACACTCTTTGGTTTGCGATGATTTCTCGAACGACGGGTTGACAGATCTCATTCTCGTCACCTCTAGTGGGGTGTATGGTTTTGTCCAGACGAGACAACCGGGCGCCTTATTCTTCAGCACGCTTGTGGGCTGCCTTATCATCGTGATGGGAGTGCTATTTGTCTCCCAATACTTAAATTCTGGCAAGGGAAAGCCTCGTCTGTCCTCACAGCAACTCTAG
- the LOC130986704 gene encoding uncharacterized protein LOC130986704 isoform X1: MRKRDLAILMLSAFAIFFSLQHEGDFSFKEAWFHLSDEYPIKYEGDRLPPPIVADLNGDGKKEVLIATHDAKIQVLEPHSRRVDEGFSEARVLAEVSLLPDKLRIATGRRAVAMATGVIEKTYNKREARKQVLVVVTSGWSVMCFDHNLKKLWEVNLQKDFPHNAHHREIAISVSNYTLRHGDAGLVIVGGRMEMQPHMHFDPFEEIELAEKKAEEHRRSATEKDESENAGTVDLRHFAFYAFAGRSGELRWTRKKENIDAQTSDASQLIPQHNYKLDVHALNTRHPGEFECREFRESILGVMPHHWERREDTLLKLAHFRRHKRKTLKKLPGKATNYPLHKPEEKQSPGKDVTKKISNVIDKTVNMAKSAKTKKNMPYIPTITNYTQLWWVPNVVVAHEKEGIEAVHLASGRTLCKLHLQEGGLHADINGDGVLDHVQVVGANGAEQTVVSGSIEVLRPCWAVATSGVPVREQLFNASICHHAPFNLFQHGEFSRGFGRHADLSSLEVAAPILIPTNDGHKHRKGSHGDVIFLTNRGEVTSYSPGSHGHDAVWNWQLLTGATWSNLPSPSGMTESTVIPTLKPFPLREHDSQELILAAGDQEAVVLSPGGALLTSVDLPAPPTHSLVCDDFSNDGLTDLILVTSSGVYGFVQTRQPGALFFSTLVGCLIIVMGVLFVSQYLNSGKGKPRLSSQQL; the protein is encoded by the exons ATGAGGAAGCGAGATTTAGCAATTCTGATGCTCTCGGCTTTCGCCATTTTCTTCTCTCTCCAG CACGAGGGTGATTTCTCGTTCAAAGAGGCGTGGTTCCATCTCTCCGATGAGTATCCGATAAAGTACGAGGGCGACCGCCTCCCGCCGCCGATTGTCGCCGATCTGAACGGCGACGGGAAGAAGGAGGTTCTTATAGCCACGCACGATGCAAAAATTCAG GTTTTGGAACCTCATTCAAGACGTGTGGATGAAGGGTTTAGTGAAGCACGAGTGCTGGCAGAGGTCTCTCTTTTGCCTGACAAACTCCGCATAGCTACAGGGAGGCGTGCTGTGGCAATGGCTACTGGAGTTATTGAAAAAACCTACAATAAAAGGGAAGCACGAAAGCAGGTGTTAGTTGTTGTGACATCCGGGTGGTCTGTTATGTGCTTCGACCACAACCTCAAGAAGTTGTGGGAAGTAAATCTGCAG AAGGATTTTCCCCATAATGCTCATCATAGGGAGATTGCTATCTCGGTTAGTAATTATACATTGAGGCATGGAGATGCTGGCTTGGTGATTGTTGGTGGGAGAATGGAGATGCAGCCTCAT ATGCATTTTGATCCTTTTGAGGAGATTGAGTTGGCTGAGAAAAAAGCTGAAGAGCACAGAAGAAGTGCTACTGAAAAGGAT GAGTCTGAGAATGCAGGGACAGTAGATTTACGACACTTTGCTTTTTATGCATTTGCTGGACGGAGTGGTGAACTGCGGTGGACCAGGAAAAAAGAG AACATTGATGCTCAAACATCTGATGCATCACAATTGATTCCACAGCACAACTACAAACTCGACGTCCATGCTTTAAATACTCGTCATCCTGGAGAG TTTGAATGCAGGGAGTTTAGAGAATCCATTCTAGGGGTCATGCCACATCATTGG GAACGCCGGGAGGACACTTTGCTAAAGCTGGCACATTTCAGGCGTCACAAGAGGAAAACACTGAAGAAATTACCTGGCAAGGCAACTAACTACCCTTTGCACAAGCCTGAAGAAAAGCAATCTCCTGGAAAGGATGTGACAAAAAAGATCTCCAATGTCATTGACAAGACAGTTAACATGGCTAAATcagcaaaaacaaaaaaa AATATGCCTTATATACCTACCATAACAAATTACACTCAGTTGTGGTGGGTACCTAATGTTGTTGTTGCTCATGAAAAGGAGGGGATTGAAGCTGTTCATCTGGCATCTGGGCGCACACTATGTAAG CTGCATCTTCAAGAAGGTGGACTTCATGCTGATATTAATGGAGATGGTGTCCTAGACCATGTTCAG GTGGTTGGGGCAAATGGTGCTGAGCAGACTGTTGTGAGTGGGTCCATTGAAGTGCTGCGTCCCTGTTGGGCTGTTGCTACATCAGGCGTTCCAGTTCGGGAACAACTTTTCAATGCCTCTATATGTCATCACGCTCCTTTTAATCTATTCCAACATGGGGAGTTCTCCAGAGGTTTTGGTCGACATGCAGATTTGAGTTCTTTGGAGGTTGCAGCACCCATTCTGATCCCAACAAATGATGGCCACAAGCATCGTAAGGGAAGCCATGGTGATGTTATCTTCTTAACAAATCGAGGCGAG GTTACATCGTACTCTCCAGGCTCACACGGACATGATGCTGTCTGGAATTGGCAACTCCTGACAGGCGCTACATGGTCAAACCTTCCATCTCCATCTGGGATGACAGAATCTACTGTCATCCCCACGCTAAAGCCATTTCCACTACGCGAACATGACAGCCAAGAATTGATTCTTGCAGCAGGGGATCAAGAAGCTGTTGTGCTCTCTCCTGGAGGAGCTTTGTTGACATCTGTGGATCTCCCTGCACCTCCTACACACTCTTTGGTTTGCGATGATTTCTCGAACGACGGGTTGACAGATCTCATTCTCGTCACCTCTAGTGGGGTGTATGGTTTTGTCCAGACGAGACAACCGGGCGCCTTATTCTTCAGCACGCTTGTGGGCTGCCTTATCATCGTGATGGGAGTGCTATTTGTCTCCCAATACTTAAATTCTGGCAAGGGAAAGCCTCGTCTGTCCTCACAGCAACTCTAG